The genomic interval TTGATATTGGAAATTAGTAGGGTACATACGGCCGGCTCGTGACTCTTGTTTTAAGAAATGCATGCTTAATCCCTAATCTACTTGATTATTATAGCAAGTGCATTTTATTAATAATCTACTCTCGAGCTTAaatatctctatatatatatatctcggTGCATGGCACATGTAATTAAAAGTTTGTCTGTATGATACTTCTCTCCCTCTTAGACAATTTAGTAATTATGTAGTACATGAAAACATAATGTCCATATATCGTTGAAGTGTATAAAAACATATACATGTCCATATGTCACACACATTTCATATACTGTATAGTAAACTAAACATCAATTGGTATTTTATATGAAGATAAATTAGATTATATGAATGGGACGACGCCTAATGCTGATCATTATCTGTTGGAAACTTTTAATCACAAGTAACATTAGCATTGACCTTATATTATTTCTATTCAAAATGAGAATTAAGAAGAAGGTTGAAAAGGCTTTGACTTTGTATGGAAGCCACGTACATATGAAAGAGAGGTATCGACTGGACAAGGACATAACCTTTTTCATATACAAAGATTCTAAAAAAATGATCGTGAGCCGTCCTAAGATTGAACAAAAACCAACGTTGCCCTGTAGAACTAGTAATTTAAGTATTTTGCTCTCCTTTTGTGGCTCTGTCTCCCCATTAAGGGGTTTCAACCCTAATCCAAGAGCTGGCTTGTGGATTTGTCTCGAGCTCCATGGGTATTTGATTGGAGTTTCGTTTTTACATTtactctcttctcttctttgaTTTATCTACCGCCAAAATTAAGTTTGCAATAGTTACCTCACCTCAGTTCCATTAGAATAGCCTTCTAGCATCTTGGCATATTTATACATCCAATCCAAAGAACTGGGtgatttggtcattttgagGCATAGCACGCATGAAACATCATCCACAGAAAGGGAAGGCAAGCAGCAAAACACTAGTTTATTATTGGGTCAGCTAATGATCGATGATGAGGATTGATCGAGCATCGAGCTAATGAGGTTTTATGTAATGACACGATATAGTGGGCATTCCACAAAAACGGAAGATggtttcttctccttcttcttagTGGAGTCACCCCACGCGAGCTCACTTAATGGCATGAACCCTTCTCCTCCTTCCTGCCCAATGCCCAGCCTCCCTTGTCTACTTTCCCCCACCGCACCAAACTCCACCTTTATTAGTAGCTAGTGATGCGGGGATCCACAAGCAAATCCCATTCTTGCTGGGGGGGTTCATGTAGGGCGCAGTCCtccttctcttcctcctcctgctATTATAGGGCATCACTAATGGGACATGCTAATCCCCCACAAGCCAAACTCAGCCAACCTTGTGTTTTTGATCAAGTACCGAGAAGCTAGCATGGACAACTGGATAAGGCACCTTTACTATATACGACATCGCATTCTACTTCTAGTTATATAGTTCTGTTGCAACCTagagtttcaactttcaaccatatatcgtataaaaaaaaactttcaaCCATATATTAATGGGGACCTTGTGAAGTTATGATCATGCATATCTATCTACCTCATCACAGAGGTTAGCCAAGCTCTGAGTGTAGTGTACGTCTAACTCCGGATCCATATATATCACGCGTGCGAACCAACTCGCACACCACCACTCCACGCATCATCGTAACCTCAAAACTTCGTCTACCAAGTTATTTCTGGACATATTCAAGTTCCAATACCTTCATTTCCTTCTATGATTTTTGACTGCAAACTtaattgtattaccactttCACATTGAtacattaatcaaattatcGATTGACAACCGTAAAACAGTAGCAAAGTATAGTTAACACAGCACGCAGGATAACTGATCTTGCGTTTCATAATCAAAATCTTTTTGGCATGCATGGATTACACACTAAATCTGTTCGACAGAAGCAAGGCAGAAAGTTGATCGATATACTCATCCTTTCTCTAGCCAAACACCATCATTACCCGTGCTAATAATTAAGTATATATTATTATCATTCCTATTACCAAGAGTGTCAACTTCAAGTGTAagacattttctttttaatcttAATATTGCTGGTTACCCTAGTGATCAAATCTCAGTCAGCGCCGCTATATATACCAGTGTACACCCCCTCTCTTTTATGTACTCTCACCACTGGCTTAATTTCTTGTTCTATTGAAGCCCCCTCCCATAGTCCTAGCCGACGCTTTTGCTAGCTTCTCTCTATTCTTCTTCGTTGGTTTATCTGTACCGATTAATCAACATGGGAGAGGCTGTTGAAATTTTCCATATAAACAGtttcttgtcatcaaaatttGATCATCATGACGACGTACTCATCAAAAGCAACGTTAATGGTAACATCAACCATGAAGATATAGATGGTTCTGGTAGCTGGTACGAAGAGACCATTGACGATGATCTGAAATGGTCATTTGCTCTTAATGGGTTCGTAAACTTTATTAATGATATACGCTCTTCAATCCTGGTCATCATAGTcgtcattttttttctcttgattATATCGTTCTTTGTTGGGCTTTTTTTTCTTGGCTTAATAGTTTAATGGCTTAATAGCCAATTTGCTACCCTCGGATTTATTTTGGTATCAATTTACTATCCTACCTTTTATTTCTGTAAATTTGTTACCATAGGTTTTGTCAATTATGAATTTGCTACCCAAAGTATTAATTTTTGTCAATTTGCTACTCCATGTTTCTAAAATTAGATATTTTGCTATCATTGTCATATCAAATTTTCACTTCTCCCTAACAAgtgaattaatttgaaaatccaaataaataaattgatcAATCTTGAAAATCCTAGGGTTGTAAATTTTGCTTAAGGTTAGTAAATTGACAAAATTAATACTTAGGGTAGCAAATTGACAAGTTTTGTAAAACTAGAGTAGCAAATTGGTAGAAATAAAATCTAAAgtagcaaattgacaattatgtcTCTTTTCTTATATCTGCGTATGAATATATATGCAGTGTGCTGCACAAGGGGGTAAGCGAGTTTCAGGAGATAGCTTTATTGGATACCAAGCGTTTTGGCAAGGTTTGCACGCTTTAACTACTCAGCTAGCAAATTCGCGTAACATTTAAAAATGGATGAAGGCCGGCATTATGACATTAATTTTCTTCTAAAAGTACAGATATATAATGACATACATGCATGCAGATAATTACGAtgatataactatatatgcaGGTACTGGTGATCGATGGGAAGATGCAGAGTGCAGAAGTGGATGAGTTTATTTATCATGAGTGCTTAATACATCCTGCTCTTTTATCTCATCCAAAGTACGTACATTCGTCCTCTAGATTATTAATTAACATGTTTACATTCCTCTTCCATTTGTTAATAACTCCATATCTATATGTACTTATATACTTTATTATATGTAATATTCCGCAGGCCTAAGAATGTGTTCATCATGGGAGGTGGGGAAGGATCAGCTGCAAGAGAAGCCCTTAAGCACAAATTACTTGAAAAAGTGGTTATGTGTGACATAGATCAGGTAGTAAATTAATCCCATGCTCCCTATCAGATTATCTTGAACTTTCATCGATCAACAATTCAATAGTTTGTTGATACTTTCGATCTCTTGCCCATGCCATGACTCATATGTGAGCCATACCGTAAAATACTATAACACTATCAACTTTAGCACATACACTAATTCATTTCTTGTGTACTATTAGTTCCTCCCACGAATAACAAAATGCTAATATTTGAGTCGCTTGTGAATTATTCCAGGAGGTGGTTGATTTCTGTCGCAGGCATTTGACAGTGAACCGGGAAGCGTTTGCTCACGATAAGCTTAACCTTGTTATCAATGATGCCAAGTAAGTTCAAAGCTCTGCTTTGTTTGTTGGCAGGCTTCAAACTTAAGGCTTAATTAAGTTGCGAATCATCTGTAATTAATCAGGCTAGATAAAAGTACCAATCTAGCTATATCAGGCAGGAAATTTGGTATACAATCGCTCATATATTTAAAAGATTGTTCCATATATGGTTGTGTGAGTGTGTGACTATGAGCATCAAAAACTACAGTATAACTTATAGAAGTGTTTGTTACGAAAGGGCTGAATTGGAAAAGAGCTCCGAGAAATTCGATATCATAGTGGGAGATTTAGCAGACCCGGTTCAAGGAGGGCCTTGTTATCAGCTTTACACAAAATCCTTCTACGAGAAAGTTCTCAAACCCAAGCTTAATCATGGTGGCATTTTTGTGACCCAGGTACGAGCATCTAATATTGTCAAACACCCTTTTAATAATTTTAGAAATATGATCAGTCTCTACTTGTTTTTACCAAGATATGAATTCAATGTAATCAAGTGCTTAATTTGCATTATTTACATGTAGGCTGGACCAGCAGGCATTTTCACCCACAAGGAGGTCTTCACCTCTATATTCAACACCATCAAACAGGTCTTTAATTGTAAGTCTCTCGTCTTATATTGTTTTAAGTGAGAAAATTAGCTCATGCAAGATTCCCTTGAATAAGAGGTTTTGAATTCACTCGATCAGACCTCTTTGAACGAAAACATTAATATTTTATCAGAAAACAAGTTAACAATGTATATCGAGCTAAtgaacacttttttttttctttttttcttttttacgtGCAGATGTTGTAGTTTATGCAGCTCATGTACCTTCTTTTGCGGATACATGGGGATGGGTCATGGTATGTAAACTCAAGCTTAATGTCCAATACTAATGCTACTATTTTAACTAAATTGGTTAAGGGTAACTCAAGGATGTTCTAATGCTGATGAATTAGGCCTCGGATGAACCTTTCTCTATGAATGCTGAGAAAATGGACAGaaaaatagaggaaagaaTCGATGGGGAGTTAAACTATTTGAATGGTGCTTTGTTCATGTCCTCTGCAACCATGAACAAAACTGTTTCTTCATCGTAAGATTTAGCGTTATTTCCTAGTACACCTTTTAATTACTGGAAAATGCCATCTTCTGGTGCTTATATGGATATTCATTTCAGGCTTTCCAATGAAACTCATGTCTACACTGAGGAAGATGCAAGGTTTATTCATGGACATGGGGTTGCTTACTGCAACTAGTTGCGGTCTCA from Argentina anserina chromosome 2, drPotAnse1.1, whole genome shotgun sequence carries:
- the LOC126805556 gene encoding thermospermine synthase ACAULIS5, with the protein product MGEAVEIFHINSFLSSKFDHHDDVLIKSNVNGNINHEDIDGSGSWYEETIDDDLKWSFALNGVLHKGVSEFQEIALLDTKRFGKVLVIDGKMQSAEVDEFIYHECLIHPALLSHPKPKNVFIMGGGEGSAAREALKHKLLEKVVMCDIDQEVVDFCRRHLTVNREAFAHDKLNLVINDAKAELEKSSEKFDIIVGDLADPVQGGPCYQLYTKSFYEKVLKPKLNHGGIFVTQAGPAGIFTHKEVFTSIFNTIKQVFNYVVVYAAHVPSFADTWGWVMASDEPFSMNAEKMDRKIEERIDGELNYLNGALFMSSATMNKTVSSSLSNETHVYTEEDARFIHGHGVAYCN